In Chitinophaga nivalis, a single genomic region encodes these proteins:
- a CDS encoding cell wall-active antibiotics response protein, with the protein MRNEEINKAKGRSRGVGGLILIIIGACLLLKRLDLDIPYWVFSWQMIVIGIGLLVGIQHGFRGGAWLIMVLIGGIFLAGDILHWPYNTARFIWPVVLIVVGVVVLIKRNNVFDDTKGNGIFGGHGDYGDDYHDDSHRDDAKKKADEYQYQYRSRWYDGKSMSNEDSINTTAIFSGLDRVVVSKDFKGGFVTSIFGGSDINFMQADINGTAVLDITAIFGGCEIVVPSHWTIKLDDLTTIMGGIEDKRPMELLKAADKDKVLVLKGTCVCGGVEIKSYR; encoded by the coding sequence ATGAGAAACGAAGAAATTAACAAAGCAAAGGGAAGAAGCCGCGGAGTCGGAGGGCTGATTCTGATTATCATAGGTGCTTGCTTGTTATTGAAACGCCTTGACCTGGATATCCCTTACTGGGTTTTTTCGTGGCAGATGATTGTGATCGGTATAGGTTTACTGGTAGGTATTCAGCATGGTTTCAGAGGAGGCGCCTGGCTCATCATGGTGCTGATAGGCGGCATATTCCTGGCTGGCGATATATTGCACTGGCCCTATAATACAGCCCGGTTTATCTGGCCGGTGGTGCTGATTGTGGTAGGAGTGGTTGTACTCATTAAAAGAAACAATGTTTTTGACGATACAAAAGGAAATGGCATTTTTGGCGGCCATGGCGACTATGGAGATGATTACCACGATGACAGTCACCGGGACGATGCTAAAAAAAAGGCCGATGAATACCAGTACCAATACAGAAGCCGCTGGTACGACGGGAAATCCATGAGCAACGAAGATTCCATCAATACAACTGCTATTTTCAGTGGACTCGACCGGGTAGTGGTATCAAAAGATTTTAAAGGTGGTTTTGTCACCTCCATTTTCGGTGGCAGCGATATCAATTTTATGCAGGCAGACATCAACGGTACAGCCGTATTGGATATCACAGCTATTTTCGGTGGATGTGAAATTGTAGTGCCTTCCCACTGGACGATTAAACTGGATGACTTGACCACCATTATGGGTGGCATTGAAGACAAACGTCCGATGGAGCTGCTGAAAGCTGCCGATAAAGACAAAGTACTGGTATTGAAAGGAACCTGTGTCTGCGGCGGAGTGGAAATCAAAAGCTATCGTTAA
- a CDS encoding sensor histidine kinase, with product MAKQLYKGSAWWALVTSFAVWLLLYAGLLYYWFDFTPGMAFTDSSVHVILLGAVCIVITRNLAYYRPGAGTMKFGYVGLISTLLTALWVFFARWILVTTYETDIAYIRWLNNAIPIHYIVGIMIVTGIGLRSQIWYDEAEKQDARERKDTVEKIAREAELFKLRQQLQPHFLFNSLNSINALIMLRPKQAREMVLKLSEFLRGSLKREDVQWVSLLDELQYLQLYLDIEQVRFGHRLTTNVIHDPSAENMQMPPMLLQPVVENAIKFGLYDTTEEIAITIRAWAADEMLYIEVKNPFDYQMEQPNRGTGFGLKSIRRRLYLLFARQDLLETATHENIYTTLIKVPQTHDKSSNN from the coding sequence TTGGCCAAACAATTATATAAAGGAAGTGCCTGGTGGGCTTTGGTAACCTCTTTCGCTGTATGGCTGTTGTTATATGCCGGGTTACTCTACTATTGGTTCGATTTCACACCTGGTATGGCATTTACCGATAGTTCTGTACACGTTATTCTCTTAGGTGCAGTATGTATTGTCATCACCCGTAATCTGGCCTATTATCGCCCGGGTGCGGGTACCATGAAGTTTGGGTATGTAGGGTTAATCAGTACGCTGCTGACAGCATTATGGGTTTTCTTCGCCCGCTGGATACTGGTAACAACCTACGAAACCGACATCGCCTATATACGCTGGCTGAATAATGCCATCCCTATCCATTACATTGTAGGGATCATGATTGTAACAGGTATTGGATTGAGAAGCCAGATCTGGTACGATGAAGCAGAAAAGCAGGATGCCCGCGAGCGAAAAGATACGGTAGAAAAGATTGCGCGTGAAGCCGAGTTGTTCAAATTACGGCAGCAACTGCAACCACACTTTTTGTTCAACAGCCTGAACTCTATCAACGCGTTGATTATGCTACGGCCCAAACAGGCCCGGGAAATGGTACTGAAACTGTCGGAGTTTCTCCGCGGATCGCTGAAACGGGAAGATGTGCAATGGGTTTCCCTGCTGGATGAACTGCAATACCTGCAGCTATACCTCGATATAGAACAGGTACGCTTCGGACATCGTTTAACCACCAACGTTATACATGATCCTTCGGCGGAAAATATGCAGATGCCACCTATGTTGCTGCAGCCGGTAGTGGAAAACGCCATTAAATTTGGTTTATACGATACCACGGAAGAAATTGCCATCACTATAAGAGCATGGGCAGCAGATGAAATGCTGTATATCGAAGTAAAGAATCCTTTCGATTACCAGATGGAGCAACCTAACAGAGGCACCGGGTTCGGATTGAAATCTATCCGCCGCCGTCTTTACCTGTTGTTTGCGCGGCAGGATCTGCTGGAAACAGCTACCCATGAAAATATTTATACCACATTAATTAAAGTACCGCAAACCCATGATAAAAGCAGTAATAATTGA
- a CDS encoding SGNH/GDSL hydrolase family protein, whose protein sequence is MNTSIPPVSYLALGDSYTIGESVPATECFPVQVVNILRSKGFKVDDPRIVATTGWTTDELEQGIREAQLTGTYRLVTLLIGVNNQYRGYSVEAYKAAFEALLEKAIAFADHIPAHVTVLSIPDWGVTPFAADRDRLKIAAEIDAYNAANKAIAHHRGVAYLDITPFTREAAADTSLVAADGLHPSGKDYTRWATALAPLLAGALQ, encoded by the coding sequence ATGAATACCAGCATACCACCTGTTTCTTATCTCGCCCTGGGCGATAGTTATACCATTGGTGAAAGCGTACCCGCTACGGAATGTTTTCCGGTGCAGGTTGTCAATATCCTGCGCAGCAAAGGTTTTAAGGTAGATGATCCCCGGATAGTAGCTACTACCGGATGGACGACCGATGAACTGGAACAGGGCATCCGGGAAGCACAGCTGACGGGCACCTATCGCCTGGTCACCTTATTGATTGGCGTCAATAATCAATACCGGGGATATAGCGTGGAAGCCTATAAAGCAGCATTTGAAGCCTTGCTGGAAAAAGCCATTGCTTTTGCAGATCATATACCCGCACACGTTACGGTACTGTCTATTCCCGACTGGGGGGTAACCCCTTTTGCTGCCGATCGTGACCGCCTGAAAATTGCGGCAGAAATAGATGCCTACAACGCAGCCAATAAAGCCATTGCACACCATCGGGGTGTGGCTTACCTGGATATCACTCCTTTTACCCGGGAAGCGGCGGCAGATACCAGCCTGGTGGCTGCAGACGGGCTGCATCCTTCCGGGAAGGACTATACCCGGTGGGCGACCGCACTGGCGCCTTTGTTAGCGGGTGCATTGCAGTGA
- a CDS encoding flavodoxin reductase, producing the protein MESHIVKIVAVTPVTHNVKRFTVEKPEGYRFVPGQATEVAINKPGWEEERRPFTFTGLNDWAHLEFTIKIYDDHHSVTEQLGLLQAGDELILHDVWGAIHYKGEGVFIAGGAGVTPFIAIFRALEQEGRLGNNRLICSNKTAADIILKAEFEQLLGPGFINTLTQEQVPGYDHQVIDEAYLKAHITDFQQYFYICGPDPMVQQLKDTLTRLAGNEALVTVEI; encoded by the coding sequence ATGGAAAGCCATATCGTAAAAATTGTAGCTGTTACCCCGGTTACCCATAATGTAAAGAGATTTACAGTGGAAAAGCCGGAAGGATATCGTTTTGTACCCGGCCAGGCTACGGAAGTAGCCATCAATAAACCAGGATGGGAGGAAGAGCGCCGCCCGTTTACTTTCACCGGTCTGAATGACTGGGCTCACCTGGAATTTACCATCAAAATCTATGATGATCATCACAGTGTTACCGAACAACTGGGGTTACTCCAGGCTGGTGATGAGCTGATCCTGCATGATGTATGGGGCGCCATCCATTATAAAGGAGAAGGGGTATTTATCGCCGGCGGCGCCGGAGTGACACCTTTTATCGCCATTTTCCGGGCATTGGAGCAGGAAGGCCGGCTGGGCAACAACCGCCTGATCTGTTCCAACAAAACTGCGGCGGACATTATACTGAAAGCAGAGTTTGAACAGCTCCTGGGCCCCGGTTTTATCAACACCCTCACCCAGGAACAGGTGCCGGGGTACGATCATCAGGTGATTGATGAAGCTTATCTGAAAGCACATATAACTGATTTTCAACAATATTTTTATATCTGTGGACCTGATCCAATGGTACAACAGCTGAAAGATACCCTGACCAGGCTGGCCGGTAATGAGGCCCTGGTAACGGTTGAAATTTAG
- a CDS encoding DUF4288 domain-containing protein has translation MHWFVAKVVYQIICGNGNHTPQFDEQLRLISAVTKKDACEKAREIGMQEQYAFKNQQQELVQWKFINVPEVYTLDQLTDGMELYSRIEEPGDPNSYIAWLQMKSAQLQGQQYFELNV, from the coding sequence ATGCATTGGTTTGTTGCGAAAGTAGTATATCAGATCATCTGTGGCAATGGTAACCATACCCCGCAGTTTGATGAACAATTAAGGCTGATCAGCGCTGTCACAAAAAAAGACGCCTGCGAAAAAGCCCGCGAAATAGGGATGCAGGAACAATACGCTTTTAAAAACCAACAACAGGAACTGGTACAATGGAAATTTATCAATGTACCGGAAGTATATACCCTGGATCAGCTGACAGATGGCATGGAATTGTATTCCCGTATCGAAGAGCCGGGAGATCCCAATTCCTACATCGCCTGGCTGCAGATGAAATCAGCCCAGCTGCAGGGGCAACAATATTTTGAGTTGAATGTATAA